The following proteins are co-located in the Legionella busanensis genome:
- a CDS encoding methyltransferase domain-containing protein, whose translation MLDRITFYKQNLIKKLGSTKNTAFLDYGCGKGDFIKLLLAAEDTRPKTIFAIDSSKTMIQGIKKNYAKEIELGLLVPKQYSNLASLKPNKFDKIVCNNVLECIDNKLDFINEFKNLLNKNGVCILSHYDFDSAIYNSQYKELTRNLIHTFADIKQSWQAHCDGQMGRKLPGLIASSFFSKTSKCETWRIVEYDFQPGNYGFLMAQLIFDIAESSFNKELLQNWLNDLELKSKNRHYYFAIDLNVTVLIL comes from the coding sequence GTGTTAGATAGAATTACCTTCTATAAACAGAATCTGATTAAGAAATTAGGAAGTACTAAAAATACTGCGTTTTTAGATTATGGGTGCGGAAAAGGCGATTTTATTAAGCTATTGCTTGCAGCAGAAGATACACGGCCAAAAACAATTTTTGCGATTGACTCTAGCAAGACAATGATTCAAGGTATCAAGAAAAATTATGCTAAAGAAATAGAGCTAGGTCTTTTAGTACCGAAACAATATTCAAATCTAGCTTCGCTAAAACCTAATAAATTCGATAAAATCGTCTGTAATAATGTGCTTGAATGCATTGATAACAAGCTCGATTTCATTAATGAGTTTAAAAATCTACTAAATAAAAATGGCGTGTGCATCCTTTCTCATTATGATTTTGATTCAGCCATTTATAATAGCCAATATAAAGAGTTGACACGTAATCTTATTCACACATTTGCTGATATAAAGCAAAGTTGGCAAGCACATTGTGATGGTCAAATGGGTAGAAAGCTTCCAGGTTTAATTGCCTCTAGTTTTTTTAGTAAAACAAGTAAATGTGAAACATGGCGTATTGTTGAATATGATTTCCAGCCAGGAAATTATGGCTTTTTAATGGCACAATTAATTTTTGACATTGCTGAATCGAGTTTTAATAAAGAGTTACTGCAAAATTGGTTGAACGATTTAGAGTTAAAGAGTAAAAATAGACACTATTATTTTGCTATTGATCTAAATGTAACTGTACTTATTTTGTAA
- a CDS encoding ABC transporter ATP-binding protein, giving the protein MNHKSILSKDLRLIYSQTNFKANDLPNHLGSFIWYFLKPYRAVVFLFILLAVLAGLWGPFNSLLVKSFINTLTAKTNQHMSALYWIASLLVLNFIIFDNITWRTLEFLNYKYEAVIKNKIISQTFEYVLAASSQFFQDNLSGRIADQITTLADNIEIILHRVSMDFLRGSSLLVVSFITAYSVNVLFFYILLLWFVAFGLFSIWMSKRLVQMSDDHASSESQLSGQLVDSLSNQANIRLFAQKGYELNRMNQFFHLVQKAFQRKELFIILLCCGQGGMIAVMMGLASFTLIHLYGKGLISIGDFALILGISMELGHMMWYTMSQVDQLNQALGKARQSLNALIVAHDISDKNKETSLEITQGKIVFSNVKFHYPDGHCLFQNKSVTILPGQKVGLVGFSGSGKSTFVNLILRLYDVVDGQILIDGQDIATVTQESLRRAIAMIPQDPTLFHRSLMDNIRYSKSDATDEEVIYAAKKAHAHEFIHLLSEGYEALVGERGVKLSGGQRQRIAIARAILKNAPILILDEATSQLDSITEATIQESLWELMQGKTTLVIAHRLSTLLQMDRILVFDKGHIIEDGAHHVLLKKGGLYKTLWDAQVGGFLPDKQNEERQKNLANEVVYE; this is encoded by the coding sequence ATGAACCATAAATCAATTCTATCTAAAGACCTACGCCTTATTTATTCTCAAACCAATTTTAAAGCCAATGATTTACCAAATCACTTAGGCTCCTTTATATGGTATTTTTTAAAGCCGTATCGAGCTGTCGTTTTTTTGTTTATCCTGCTTGCTGTACTTGCTGGCTTGTGGGGGCCATTTAACAGTTTATTGGTGAAATCTTTCATTAATACCCTAACAGCGAAAACAAACCAGCATATGTCTGCCTTGTATTGGATAGCCAGCTTGTTGGTATTGAACTTTATTATTTTTGATAATATCACTTGGCGAACGCTTGAGTTTTTAAATTATAAATATGAAGCGGTTATCAAAAATAAAATTATTAGCCAAACGTTTGAATATGTATTAGCCGCAAGCTCGCAGTTTTTTCAGGATAATTTATCGGGACGCATTGCTGATCAAATCACAACCCTTGCTGATAATATTGAAATTATTCTTCATCGCGTATCGATGGATTTTTTGCGCGGCTCATCTCTGCTAGTTGTCTCCTTTATTACAGCTTATTCTGTTAATGTTTTATTCTTTTATATTTTATTACTTTGGTTTGTTGCGTTTGGATTGTTTAGCATCTGGATGTCTAAGCGTTTAGTGCAGATGTCTGATGATCATGCTAGTTCAGAATCGCAGTTATCTGGCCAATTAGTAGATAGTCTTTCTAATCAAGCGAATATTCGCCTTTTTGCACAAAAAGGTTATGAACTAAATAGAATGAATCAGTTCTTTCATTTAGTGCAAAAGGCGTTTCAACGAAAAGAGCTCTTTATTATTTTGTTATGTTGTGGTCAAGGTGGAATGATTGCAGTGATGATGGGGTTGGCTTCCTTTACTCTAATTCATTTGTATGGCAAAGGGCTGATTAGTATTGGTGACTTTGCATTAATCCTTGGTATTTCAATGGAGCTAGGGCATATGATGTGGTACACCATGTCCCAAGTGGACCAACTTAACCAAGCTTTAGGAAAGGCAAGACAAAGTTTAAACGCATTGATTGTAGCGCATGATATTTCAGATAAAAATAAAGAGACTTCATTAGAAATTACGCAAGGAAAAATTGTATTTTCTAATGTTAAATTTCATTACCCAGATGGACATTGTCTTTTCCAAAATAAATCAGTCACCATTCTGCCTGGCCAAAAAGTGGGTTTAGTAGGTTTTTCAGGAAGTGGCAAATCAACTTTTGTAAATCTCATTTTAAGGCTCTACGATGTTGTAGATGGCCAAATTTTAATTGATGGTCAAGATATAGCTACTGTTACTCAAGAGAGCTTAAGACGTGCTATTGCCATGATTCCGCAAGACCCAACCCTATTTCATCGCAGTCTTATGGATAATATCCGTTATAGCAAGTCAGATGCTACTGATGAAGAAGTCATTTATGCCGCTAAAAAAGCACATGCTCATGAGTTTATACATCTCTTATCAGAAGGCTATGAAGCCTTAGTTGGCGAGCGTGGAGTTAAGCTTTCAGGTGGCCAGCGTCAACGTATTGCAATTGCACGCGCTATCTTAAAAAATGCACCTATTTTAATACTTGATGAGGCAACTTCCCAGCTCGATTCCATCACGGAAGCAACTATTCAGGAGAGTCTCTGGGAACTTATGCAAGGAAAAACAACGTTAGTTATTGCACATCGTTTATCGACACTTTTACAGATGGACCGAATATTGGTTTTTGATAAAGGACACATTATTGAAGATGGCGCACATCATGTATTGCTTAAGAAAGGTGGCTTATATAAAACCCTCTGGGATGCTCAGGTAGGTGGATTTTTACCAGATAAGCAAAATGAGGAGCGCCAAAAAAACTTGGCTAATGAGGTAGTTTATGAATAA
- a CDS encoding class I SAM-dependent methyltransferase yields MNQSVNTYLNLCTQVYDLSKPNPPKEAYDFYLSYVKEANGTVLEPMCGSGRFLLPMLADGFTIEGFDASPSMLNALIAKASARKIKPVIWQGLIENLNQPKTYQLIFIPSGSFGLITNWETIKIALTAIYRHLAPDGFFIFETETSAALPKELGLWRGSKWRLDDNKFILLSQLAMLEDDICYSIGKYELIHGHSIMQTEIEEYKIRLYNDATFLLDLLKAVGFKQIQLIKAFDRSQSPSTNDESIIYECRK; encoded by the coding sequence ATGAACCAATCAGTAAATACTTACCTAAATCTATGTACACAAGTATATGATTTGAGTAAACCAAATCCACCCAAAGAAGCTTATGATTTCTATTTAAGTTATGTTAAAGAAGCTAATGGCACCGTTTTAGAACCTATGTGTGGCTCTGGACGATTTCTGCTACCTATGCTAGCCGACGGATTTACTATTGAAGGTTTCGATGCAAGTCCTAGTATGTTAAATGCATTGATAGCAAAAGCCAGTGCAAGAAAAATTAAGCCTGTTATTTGGCAAGGTTTGATTGAAAATCTTAATCAACCTAAAACATATCAACTAATTTTTATTCCAAGTGGCTCGTTTGGCTTAATAACAAATTGGGAAACAATCAAAATTGCCTTAACAGCAATTTATAGGCATTTAGCGCCAGATGGATTTTTTATATTTGAAACAGAAACCTCTGCTGCATTACCAAAAGAATTAGGGCTTTGGCGTGGTTCCAAATGGCGCTTAGACGATAATAAATTTATTTTATTAAGTCAGTTAGCCATGCTTGAAGACGATATTTGTTACTCAATTGGTAAATATGAACTCATTCATGGTCACTCTATTATGCAAACTGAAATCGAAGAATACAAAATTCGTCTTTATAATGACGCTACCTTTTTACTTGACCTACTTAAAGCAGTTGGTTTTAAGCAAATTCAATTAATTAAAGCCTTTGACCGCTCCCAATCTCCCAGTACAAATGATGAAAGTATCATTTATGAATGTAGAAAATAA
- a CDS encoding ATP-binding protein: MKLIISYKLDSIENVIPEKQIEIIKLFSYSKSDFIVRKIIEACNLKHPNLEKIPAYNILKNNLNEIINNCLDSIAEKRLVNNQFDMAIIEVVIIDNGHTLIMKLKDNGIGLGENYLHKLSYPEFKHTKSQEHFKKKEKDYCIGGCGIGLFHLNAKLAKNDAKLYLKSRKEAGATIEISMKKPY; this comes from the coding sequence ATGAAACTAATAATCTCGTACAAACTTGATAGTATCGAAAATGTCATACCAGAAAAGCAGATTGAAATAATAAAACTATTTAGCTACAGTAAAAGCGACTTTATTGTAAGGAAAATTATTGAAGCATGTAATTTAAAGCATCCTAACCTCGAAAAAATACCTGCTTATAACATTTTAAAAAATAACTTAAATGAAATTATAAATAATTGCTTAGATAGCATTGCTGAAAAAAGATTGGTAAATAATCAATTTGATATGGCAATTATTGAAGTAGTTATTATTGATAATGGTCATACTTTGATAATGAAGCTTAAAGATAATGGGATTGGATTAGGAGAGAATTACTTACACAAGTTATCTTATCCTGAATTTAAGCATACGAAATCCCAAGAGCATTTTAAAAAGAAAGAAAAAGATTATTGTATTGGTGGATGCGGTATAGGTTTATTTCACCTTAATGCAAAGTTGGCAAAAAATGATGCGAAATTATACCTTAAATCCAGAAAAGAGGCTGGAGCCACAATTGAGATTTCCATGAAAAAGCCTTATTAA
- a CDS encoding GNAT family N-acetyltransferase has translation MSAKHEQRRIEVVPYNTNWPIEFAEEAGKIKEALGNNCIEIHHIGSTSVPDLAAKPVIDMIPVVLDITKVENANTAMQTLGYEAKGEYGMPFRRYFQKGSNQRTHHVHVYELGNSEIDRHLKFRDWLRAHPKDKEAYARLKETLAHQHPYDINTYCLGKESFIAATDKKAGFNGLRIVKALTPREWDKVRYFRQFYFFDAAGLSDPYLWTFDHHAHAHFVLFHGSDIIGYTHLQLWPYNRAALRIIVIDEPKRSCQYGSQFLALCEKWLKSQNYSSLHVESSPAALRFYRNNGYINMPFNDPDGHKGDVRDIAVGKIL, from the coding sequence ATGTCAGCTAAGCATGAGCAACGACGCATCGAAGTAGTACCTTATAATACTAATTGGCCTATAGAGTTTGCAGAAGAAGCAGGGAAAATTAAAGAAGCGTTAGGTAATAATTGTATCGAGATTCATCATATCGGTTCAACATCTGTACCGGATTTAGCTGCAAAACCAGTCATTGATATGATCCCTGTGGTTTTAGATATTACCAAGGTAGAAAATGCCAATACTGCCATGCAAACGCTTGGCTATGAAGCAAAAGGAGAATATGGAATGCCCTTTCGCCGCTATTTCCAAAAAGGGAGTAATCAACGAACACATCATGTTCATGTTTATGAACTGGGCAATTCTGAAATTGATCGGCATTTAAAATTTAGAGATTGGCTGAGAGCGCATCCAAAAGATAAAGAGGCTTATGCGCGCTTAAAAGAAACGTTGGCGCATCAACATCCTTACGATATTAACACCTATTGTTTGGGAAAAGAGAGCTTTATTGCAGCCACTGATAAAAAAGCAGGATTTAATGGATTAAGAATAGTTAAAGCTCTAACGCCTCGTGAATGGGATAAGGTACGCTATTTCAGGCAATTTTATTTTTTTGATGCAGCTGGGCTTTCAGATCCCTACCTTTGGACTTTTGATCATCACGCTCATGCTCATTTTGTTTTATTTCATGGTAGTGACATCATTGGTTATACTCACTTGCAACTTTGGCCTTATAACAGAGCAGCATTAAGGATCATTGTTATTGATGAGCCTAAAAGAAGCTGTCAATACGGTAGCCAATTTTTGGCTTTATGCGAAAAGTGGCTCAAAAGCCAAAACTATTCTAGCTTGCATGTTGAATCCTCACCTGCTGCGCTAAGATTTTATAGAAATAATGGTTATATTAATATGCCGTTTAATGATCCGGATGGCCATAAAGGGGACGTTCGAGATATTGCAGTAGGAAAAATATTATGA
- the add gene encoding adenosine deaminase: MYKYGAKSPRFFANTQPQKIDLMKLLPKAELHVHLEGTMPPGLVKKMSEDYKVSLSPSLFSEDGKGFTWTNFPEFLQQYDEISSVVNSKQALTQITYEYLKLSHAQGSIYTELTVSPDHLSRFKVPYIETINAVEEGIKKAQQEFGIESRIIVVLVRHLGQKACEELVDQIIQNKHDYVCGIGLAGDEINFHPELFVNAFKKAKEAGLKLTAHAGELTNSDNVLQAIELLGVQRIGHGIHAAFDENLLQILKERNIHLEVCPTSNHKLQTRASYPHEHKDLEHPLTIIHEANVSYSLSTDDPPFFGTNLQYEYDYVKNLLNLKPKDLLKITQRAIEHSFAPESLKQQLLEKITTFANEHALDNETAISLQY; this comes from the coding sequence ATGTATAAATATGGAGCTAAATCTCCTCGCTTTTTTGCAAATACTCAACCACAAAAAATAGACTTAATGAAATTACTGCCAAAAGCTGAATTGCATGTTCATCTTGAAGGAACAATGCCACCTGGGTTAGTAAAGAAAATGAGTGAAGATTACAAGGTTTCCTTATCACCTTCACTATTTTCAGAGGATGGTAAAGGTTTTACATGGACAAATTTCCCAGAATTTCTACAGCAATATGATGAAATCAGTAGCGTAGTTAATAGTAAACAAGCACTGACACAAATAACTTATGAATATTTAAAACTTAGTCATGCGCAAGGCTCTATTTATACAGAGCTAACTGTTTCTCCTGATCATTTATCGCGGTTTAAAGTTCCCTATATAGAAACAATTAATGCGGTGGAAGAGGGAATAAAAAAAGCGCAGCAAGAGTTTGGAATAGAATCACGCATTATTGTGGTATTAGTAAGACATCTTGGCCAAAAAGCATGTGAAGAACTCGTTGATCAGATTATTCAAAATAAACATGATTATGTCTGTGGTATTGGTCTAGCAGGCGATGAAATTAATTTTCATCCAGAATTATTTGTCAATGCTTTTAAAAAAGCAAAAGAAGCAGGATTAAAACTAACTGCTCATGCGGGTGAGCTTACCAATTCAGATAATGTATTACAAGCTATTGAATTATTAGGTGTGCAACGGATTGGGCATGGGATTCATGCAGCTTTTGATGAAAATTTATTGCAAATATTAAAAGAACGAAACATCCACCTGGAAGTATGTCCAACAAGTAATCATAAATTACAAACGCGGGCATCTTATCCTCATGAACATAAAGATTTAGAGCATCCATTAACTATTATTCATGAAGCAAATGTTAGTTATTCGCTGAGCACAGATGATCCACCATTTTTTGGTACAAATTTACAGTATGAATATGACTATGTTAAAAATTTATTAAATCTTAAACCTAAAGATTTACTTAAAATCACTCAACGCGCTATTGAACACAGCTTTGCCCCTGAATCGCTCAAACAACAGCTGTTAGAAAAGATTACTACTTTTGCTAATGAACATGCTTTGGATAATGAAACTGCAATATCTTTGCAATATTAA
- a CDS encoding cupin: MKTQFIPQDYQHTSPAGAEVRLLMNNHLGGMAHCTLRAGTISKVVRHKTVTEFWHILSGKGAIWRKNSEEEKITPLSAGISIDIPLGTSFQYRSDEDDLVFICITMPPWPGSDEVNYISPGAW, translated from the coding sequence ATGAAAACACAGTTTATACCACAGGACTATCAGCACACCTCACCAGCAGGTGCAGAAGTACGTTTATTGATGAATAATCATCTAGGTGGCATGGCGCATTGTACTTTAAGAGCTGGAACTATTTCAAAAGTAGTCCGCCACAAAACTGTTACTGAATTTTGGCATATTCTATCTGGCAAAGGCGCAATTTGGCGAAAGAATAGCGAGGAAGAGAAAATTACACCCTTATCAGCAGGAATTAGTATCGATATACCTTTAGGGACAAGCTTTCAATATCGAAGTGATGAAGATGATCTCGTATTTATTTGTATCACCATGCCGCCCTGGCCAGGCAGTGATGAAGTTAATTATATTTCTCCTGGCGCTTGGTAA
- a CDS encoding endonuclease: MTLLRKICSIICLLLFSAVVVSQLIKNFGQAKRSARVLFAFHRETLYCHCRFDERLQVDLKSCNMQSAAKFKRAHRIEWEHMMPAENFGNQFACWRELLCQKQNGKRYRGRACCERIDPKFRQAEAELYNLWPAVGLVNQARSNYRYSILDIHTTFYGCPITIDPVTKRVEPADYAKGIVARANLFMSHKYNIRLSEAQRLLFLNWDKQFPPNDIEIQWAQAVANIEGYENPYIFNREDDYLNLIDEVPTFIKSPDNLFNIIQVLFK, encoded by the coding sequence ATGACATTACTGCGCAAAATATGTAGCATTATATGTCTTTTACTCTTTTCAGCTGTAGTTGTCAGTCAGCTTATAAAAAACTTTGGGCAAGCTAAAAGGAGCGCTCGAGTACTTTTTGCATTTCATCGGGAAACACTCTATTGTCATTGCCGTTTTGACGAACGCCTGCAAGTTGATTTAAAAAGTTGCAATATGCAATCAGCAGCTAAATTTAAGCGAGCACACCGAATTGAATGGGAACATATGATGCCTGCTGAGAATTTTGGTAATCAGTTTGCTTGTTGGCGTGAACTACTTTGTCAGAAGCAAAACGGTAAACGATATAGAGGCCGCGCTTGCTGCGAGCGTATTGATCCTAAGTTTAGACAAGCTGAAGCTGAGCTTTATAATCTATGGCCTGCAGTAGGTTTAGTTAACCAAGCTCGCTCAAATTATCGCTATAGTATATTAGATATTCATACGACTTTTTATGGGTGTCCTATTACAATTGATCCGGTTACTAAGCGCGTTGAGCCAGCTGACTATGCTAAAGGGATTGTGGCAAGAGCAAATTTATTTATGTCGCATAAATATAATATTCGGTTAAGTGAAGCACAACGTCTATTATTTTTAAATTGGGATAAACAATTTCCACCTAATGATATAGAAATACAATGGGCTCAAGCAGTTGCCAATATAGAAGGCTATGAGAATCCTTATATCTTTAACAGGGAAGATGATTATTTAAATTTGATTGATGAAGTCCCAACTTTCATTAAGTCACCTGATAATTTGTTTAACATAATACAGGTTCTATTTAAGTAA
- a CDS encoding acetyl-CoA C-acetyltransferase codes for MKHKSYLDGREVYVVDGNRTPFLKAKNIGPFSGSDLAVAAGMSLLSRQPFSPTDLDEVIIGAAMPGPDEANIARVISLRLGCGERMPAFTVMRNCASGMQALDNAALQIASGRSDLVLAGGTEAMSHAPLLFNQKMAGWLANWMGAKSAGQRARLIMQFKPGYLAPVIALMRGLTDPIVGLNMGQTAEKVAYRFNITREQMDAFAYESHQRLARAYDEGRMTEITPIIDNKGQVYTEDTGLRKDSTPEKLATLKPFFDKKYGMVTPGNSSQVTDGACLLLLASADAVKKYDLPVLGRIVDVHWAALDPAHMGLGPVHAATPILERHNLKPADLDCWEINEAFAAQVLGCLRAWDDEDYCRTQLGLKQALGAPSIDKVNKDGGAIAVGHPIGASGARIVLHTLQSLQQTNGTHGMAAICIGGGQGGAMYLERVTGVKG; via the coding sequence ATGAAACACAAATCGTATTTAGATGGTAGAGAAGTATATGTTGTTGATGGGAATCGTACCCCTTTTCTTAAGGCTAAAAATATCGGACCCTTTAGCGGCTCGGACCTAGCTGTTGCCGCAGGTATGTCTCTGTTAAGCCGTCAGCCTTTTTCTCCTACTGATCTAGATGAAGTTATTATTGGCGCTGCAATGCCAGGTCCCGATGAAGCTAATATTGCACGTGTAATCTCTTTACGCTTAGGCTGCGGTGAACGTATGCCTGCTTTTACTGTCATGCGTAATTGTGCTTCTGGTATGCAAGCATTAGATAATGCTGCCTTACAAATTGCTTCAGGTCGAAGTGATTTAGTTTTAGCGGGGGGTACGGAAGCGATGAGTCATGCTCCTTTGCTATTTAATCAAAAAATGGCTGGTTGGTTAGCTAATTGGATGGGCGCTAAAAGTGCGGGACAGCGTGCACGGCTAATTATGCAGTTTAAACCTGGCTACTTAGCACCTGTTATTGCTCTTATGCGTGGCTTGACCGATCCAATAGTTGGTTTAAATATGGGCCAAACTGCTGAAAAGGTTGCTTATCGTTTTAATATTACTCGTGAGCAAATGGATGCATTTGCCTATGAAAGTCATCAGCGTTTAGCACGTGCTTATGATGAGGGAAGGATGACTGAGATTACGCCAATTATTGATAATAAAGGGCAAGTCTATACTGAAGATACTGGCTTAAGAAAAGATTCAACGCCAGAGAAGCTTGCAACGCTTAAACCTTTCTTTGATAAGAAATACGGTATGGTAACCCCAGGTAACAGTTCTCAAGTAACAGATGGGGCTTGTTTATTACTTTTAGCGAGTGCTGATGCAGTTAAAAAATATGATTTACCTGTACTTGGTCGTATTGTTGATGTTCACTGGGCTGCTTTAGATCCAGCTCACATGGGATTAGGGCCTGTCCATGCAGCGACACCTATTTTAGAGCGCCATAATTTAAAGCCTGCGGATTTAGACTGTTGGGAAATTAATGAAGCATTTGCAGCTCAAGTTCTAGGTTGTTTGAGAGCTTGGGATGATGAAGATTATTGCCGTACGCAGCTGGGCTTAAAACAGGCATTAGGTGCGCCATCTATCGATAAAGTAAATAAAGATGGTGGGGCAATTGCTGTGGGTCATCCAATTGGTGCAAGTGGTGCAAGAATTGTTTTACACACATTACAATCCTTACAACAAACAAATGGTACGCATGGTATGGCTGCAATTTGCATTGGCGGTGGCCAGGGCGGCGCAATGTATTTAGAAAGAGTGACTGGGGTGAAAGGATAA
- a CDS encoding AAA family ATPase — translation MTQLYFIGGASGSGKTAVIPNLKELLGDNIAVYDFDDIGVPENADKKWRQESTEQWIKKLLNEGKDACLLGQIVLGEILSSPSARQINRINFCLLDVNDFERIQRLRKRNTYGADQNMLNWSAWLRMHHQDPKWAVNVIQEAAASIMDFRRFNQLANYNDLANILILDTTDLALKEVAWKIADWIRNTAVI, via the coding sequence ATGACACAATTATATTTTATAGGTGGTGCTAGTGGCAGTGGTAAGACAGCTGTAATACCCAATTTAAAAGAACTATTAGGCGATAATATTGCCGTTTATGATTTTGATGATATTGGTGTTCCTGAGAATGCCGATAAAAAATGGCGTCAGGAATCCACTGAACAATGGATTAAAAAATTACTAAACGAAGGCAAAGACGCTTGTTTATTGGGACAAATCGTTTTAGGTGAAATCCTAAGCAGCCCTTCTGCCAGGCAAATTAACAGAATTAACTTTTGTCTTTTAGATGTTAATGACTTTGAGCGTATCCAGCGTCTTAGAAAGCGCAACACCTATGGCGCAGATCAAAATATGCTTAACTGGTCTGCGTGGCTTCGTATGCATCATCAAGATCCAAAATGGGCTGTTAATGTTATTCAAGAAGCTGCAGCAAGTATTATGGATTTTAGGCGATTTAACCAATTAGCAAATTATAATGATTTAGCTAATATTCTGATTCTTGATACCACAGATCTCGCTTTAAAAGAAGTTGCTTGGAAGATAGCAGACTGGATAAGGAATACCGCAGTAATTTAG
- a CDS encoding NRDE family protein, which yields MCLALIAINKHPKYPLIILSNRDEFYARPTSSAHFWQDNLNVFAGRDLKEGGTWLGITRSGYFALLTNYRDPQLYDLSLESRGKLVSDYLFTCESISPLQYLQKIQSCSDKYNKFNLIVGSINQIVYYSNIQNTIQTLSSGIYSLSNHLLNTSWPKTEKAKALFKKHIGELDKYTNNQEKIDFLYTILSDKSLAPDNQLPKTGIAHDLEKSLSSIFVHVPQAKYGTVNSTIILFQRDSSILFSEKIFHKSNFISSKLATICP from the coding sequence ATGTGTCTTGCCTTAATAGCTATTAACAAACATCCGAAATACCCTCTTATCATTTTATCTAATAGAGATGAATTCTACGCGCGCCCTACTTCATCGGCCCATTTTTGGCAGGACAATTTAAACGTTTTTGCTGGAAGAGACTTAAAAGAAGGTGGAACTTGGCTAGGTATTACTCGATCGGGTTATTTTGCCTTACTTACAAACTATAGAGATCCACAATTATATGACTTGTCATTAGAGTCTCGAGGTAAGCTGGTCAGTGATTATCTTTTTACCTGTGAGTCAATATCGCCTCTTCAATATTTGCAAAAAATTCAATCTTGTTCAGATAAGTACAACAAGTTCAACTTAATTGTCGGTAGTATTAATCAAATTGTTTATTATTCTAATATTCAAAATACAATACAGACGTTATCTTCTGGTATTTATAGTCTTAGCAACCATTTGCTCAATACTTCTTGGCCTAAAACGGAAAAAGCTAAAGCGTTATTTAAAAAACATATTGGAGAATTAGATAAATATACAAACAACCAAGAAAAAATTGACTTTCTCTATACAATATTATCTGATAAAAGCTTAGCGCCGGACAATCAGCTTCCTAAAACGGGAATTGCACATGATTTAGAAAAATCATTAAGCTCTATATTTGTGCATGTGCCACAAGCGAAATATGGTACTGTAAATTCTACAATAATCTTATTTCAACGGGATTCTTCAATCTTGTTTTCAGAGAAAATATTTCATAAGAGTAATTTTATTTCATCAAAGCTTGCTACTATTTGTCCCTAA
- a CDS encoding class I SAM-dependent methyltransferase, which produces MKYRSHTSAKPSHYNAEAANYDAFNEENSKIINQTIENILKQHHVKTVLDLTCGTGSQVFWLTKRGYQVTGADINTNMLKIAQNKAKQENFNVPFIKGDMRSLKIGSEFDAVITIFNAIGHLTKDDFRVALQNIHINLKPNGFYVFDIFNLRYFLTDNNITNLTIDWFKVDKEKKIREIQYSTIDEDGILASFTTAIEQYGSSQPKMSKSSQTLQIYTAKQLQELLHQCGFKTLSQCNVDGLPFVEDKSERILTVAQKI; this is translated from the coding sequence ATGAAATATAGATCTCATACCAGTGCAAAACCATCACATTACAATGCTGAGGCTGCTAATTACGATGCCTTTAATGAAGAAAACTCAAAAATAATCAACCAAACAATCGAAAATATTCTTAAACAACATCATGTAAAAACTGTACTTGATTTAACGTGCGGTACTGGCTCGCAAGTCTTTTGGTTAACAAAACGTGGCTATCAAGTAACCGGTGCTGATATTAATACTAATATGCTTAAAATAGCGCAAAACAAAGCCAAACAGGAGAATTTCAATGTTCCCTTTATTAAAGGCGACATGCGTTCTTTAAAAATTGGTAGCGAATTTGATGCAGTTATTACGATTTTTAATGCCATAGGTCATTTAACAAAAGATGACTTTCGAGTTGCTTTGCAAAATATTCATATAAATTTAAAACCTAACGGTTTCTATGTATTTGATATTTTCAATTTACGTTATTTTTTAACTGATAATAATATCACTAACCTTACTATCGACTGGTTTAAAGTCGACAAGGAAAAGAAAATACGCGAAATACAATATAGTACTATAGATGAAGATGGCATCCTTGCATCATTTACGACGGCCATTGAGCAATACGGTTCTAGCCAACCTAAAATGTCTAAAAGTTCTCAAACACTGCAGATTTATACAGCAAAACAGTTACAAGAACTTTTGCACCAGTGTGGCTTTAAAACTTTAAGTCAATGTAATGTTGATGGCTTACCTTTTGTTGAAGATAAATCAGAACGGATATTGACTGTTGCACAGAAAATATAA